In Camelina sativa cultivar DH55 chromosome 13, Cs, whole genome shotgun sequence, the genomic window TTGGAAGATttcgagaaaaagaagaagacaccaAAATCCTTAGTCTAAAACCCTTGAATTGACCTAAAGCAGACTTCTTTGAATTGAATCATACCAATGACCATGAGGTAGTCTTTTGAGTTTGGCAGGGTTTCTTGGGGGAATCTTTAATATAGCTGTGGAGGGGCTTTTAGGTGTACTGTTTCAAGAGAGTGAAAAGGTCAGGTTTTTATCCATGGAAATGAAGTATGTAGGTCATTGAGCANaaaaaaaaaaaaaaaaaaaaaaaaaaaaaaaaaaaaaaaaaaaaaaaaaaaaaaaaaaaaaactcgattcATCTTTATCATCTGAGCCTCCTTACCCTTTATGTGGGTTTTATCTTTTGGACATTGTGCAATCTTGATTCAACCTAGGCGTTTCCCTTTCTTTGATTTGGCCAAGAGTGCTCTTTGTTTTGTCATCTATCTCATCTAAGGTGGATTAAGCAGAGTGTCCTTCTCATAGTCAGTTTTGAAGAAGGCGGCTTGATTGCTCACTTTATTTTTTAGTCTGATTAATCTCAGCTATGGTCTCCATAGTGAGTTTCCTTAGAGCATATTCCATGATGAAGTTTTTGCTCTCCCTCAAGCATGCTGTAGTAGAATATTATGGGTAAGGGCGTCAAAAAATTTGTATTCCAAGACAGGCGAGCACTCTTCAGGCTTTCATTTCCTTAGAATTTTCCGATCCGTATGTTGACTGAAGAAAATTTGGTTCAGAATGGCACCGGGAGGTAGGTCTGTCCTCGTTTTGGACATCAACCCATCTCTTTAACCCGGTTATTCCCATTTTTTATGTCAGTCCCAAACCTTGTTTGATCCTGTTTGCGTTCCTTTTAAAATAGGTTGGGCATATCTGGTTTATACTGGATATATTTCAAGGACTGAAGTGAGCACTCAATGTGCTTAACTTTTATTTCTATATGAAGGCTCCATCTACCAAGAGGGCTGTGTTTAGTTGTTTAACAGGATACTTGtagatctttttgttttggtgattcTTCCTTTTGGAGAAAAAGCTGATTGGAGCCGTTTCGAATTTGGATTGGTGTGCTGCAAATGTAGATGGAAGCAACAGTTCATCGATATGTTTGCTGGATTTTCAGGTGACAGATAATGTTTATGAGATGAGGAATATATCTTCTAAATCTTTTCTAACTTGCAGGTTTCATAAGCTTTCCATCAGCTAGCAGTGTCTGCCATTTTCACTGACTGATACTACGTAATGGGAGATGTGTATGTCAACTTCCCTCAGCAACCACAGAAGTCTGAACGAGAAAAGGCTGAGATGTCAAGAAATCTGCACCCTCATTCAATCAATGAAGAATCTGAATCGTCAACTCTAGAAAGGGTAGCGGCAGAGTCATTAATAAACGAAGTTCTTGGTAGAGGACTAATGGAGCATGGGTAATTTTCTTGCTTCCTATATGTGTGTTCGTATAGTTGAGCATGCTTCTTGGATTAATATCTCTTATTTTTCTGGCAGATGTCCGCATTACAGAAGAAGGTGTTGCATTAGAGCTCCTTGCTGTAATGAGATCTTTGGTTGCCATCATTGTCATAATGAGGCAAAGGTAAAATTTTTATATCTGAAGTTAGAGATGTCAGGAAACTGCATTTTGTAACTTCTATATATCTCAAGATCTGTATTGCTGATTCTTGTAATCATGTCTCTGAAACAGAACAGTATAAATGTAGATCACAAACAGAGACATGATATTCCTCGACACCAAGTTAGACAGGTAAAATAGTTTGTGTATCTTGGTTGCTCTATGCACATTCGATTTTCAGTTAAAACGATCTCCATCTTTTTCTTCACAGGTTATTTGCTTACTCTGTGGCACTGAACAAGAGGTATGTGTTTAACTCTTATCCTTTCTCTTAACTTTTGCTGCATTTAATAATCAGATTTTTAGAGCCACCAGTGAAGGAGCTTAGTCTTCCGTTAATAGAAAAGATGctatcaaatattttcttaactttGTTGAGTAACACTTTTCTCTGGCCTCCACCACAGGTTGGCCAAATTTGTATCCACTGCGGAGTGTGCATGGGGAAGTACTTCTGTAATGTCTGCAAGCTCTACGATGATGATGTAAGTTTTTGGAGGAGAATTTGTTTCCTAAGCTCGTTTGCTGTAtccattttcttttccattATGCTACATAAGAGGCCTTAAGATTTCCTGGCTTCTTTATTGTTACTGGTTAACCATTATGTTGCTATCTTCTTTCCAGACGTCTAAACAACAGTATCACTGTGACGGGTGTGGAATCTGCAGGTACATTCTCGGACTCCTCTTTTATGTACTTCACCGCACTGTAAATTTATTCATAACTAAAGTCTTACTTCTTTTGTTCCAGAATCGGTGGGCGTGAAAATTTCTTCCACTGTTACAAGTGTGgtaagccatttttttttttttttgcatcatataaGCTTTCCTTTACAGGCCGGACACTGctatatttttggtttgtataATCTGACAATTTCTCTGATTCTCAACCAGGCTGTTGTTATTCAATCCTCCTCAAGAACAGTCACCCTTGTGTTGAAGGAGCAATGCATCACGATTGCCCCATATGCTTTGAGGTATTAGTTATtgtcaattttgtttcttcttctccacaatAAAAAATGAATGTCCCTTGTTGACCAAACTATTCTGGCTGGTTTCCCTCCAGTTTCTTTTTGAATCAAGGAACGATGTGACGGTTTTACCTTGTAGACACACAATCCATCAGAAATGCTTGGAGGAAATGAGAGATCATTACCAGTAAGCACATAAATAACTCAGTTGCTTATGTCATGTGTTATTGTAGATATTTTTCAGCTGACGAGAAGAAATTTATGCCTGCAGATACGCGTGTCCACTATGCTCAAAATCTGTATGCGACATGTCAAAGGTGTGGGAGAAATTTGACATGGAGATTGCGGCTACACCGATGCCAGAACCATACCAAAACAGAATGGTAAGTATGGAACTTACTTAactttacaaactcatctttcAATCAAGTATAACTAGAACGCTTTTTtgtcgaaaacaaaaaaaacaggttCAGATTCTATGCAACGACTGTGGGAAAAAATCAGAGGTACTGTACCATGTGGTGGCTCAGAAATGCCCAGACTGCAAATCATACAACACTCGCCAAACCAGAGGTTGAATCAGATGCAATCAAGAGCTTATTTTCACTTGAACAAATAGTGTCATTGGCTCCTTTTACCTGAAGACTTTATCTCTCGagttcttcctctctctctctttttcttcagtATTCTCACTGGTCGTCTATGTCTCCTTCGTGCGCTGTAGTAGTCTGCTTTAGTTTCCATTAGAAGATGTCTCCTTTATCCCAACTTTGAGATTAATAATTCTACGGCTTTGTTAAATAGTTTCATTTTAATCTGATAAACAACCCCAAATCAGAACTTGTGGGAACAAATTTGTACCATCATTTTATCAGCTGTCCAGTCTCCAGTGTATGAATAAAATCTACTCCTGATTAGGAGAATGATTTAGGTATTTTCAAAACTAACATcttgaatataataaaattccGGTTTAGCTATTTCGTCAACCGGTTTAGCTATTTAActtaaatatttcaaaagagaaaagaacgagtttggattttggaaatatttgaactttgaaactcaaaaatacacaaataagTTTGGAGACCGAAATTGCCCAAAGGCTAAAATTTCACACGTCTCAAAATAATTGCGTTCCCTCCCTCCCAAATACAcacgatctctctctctcggcgaTAATGGCGGAATCACCGTCGCACAGTGACGCGCAGCTCGTTGCTCATCAATCTCCTGGTCATCAAGCTGAATCGGATCTCACGTCTCTCGTCTtcggtttgttttcttttttccccctttGTTAATTCAGAATTCGAATTTCGGACTGACCTAGAAATCAGGATCGAGCGTGTGTGTGTTCATCATGTTTGTGAAATCAAATGCTCTTGTGATTTGGTGTATTCGACGAGTTTCTTCATAGCACATTGTGGCTTTAATCGCTTCATCTAAAACTTGAAATTCGCATTCCCTTTTGTGCTGAAAAATGCTATAATCCACCTGTGGAATCGAGATCTGTTTTAGAATCCGCCATTGATACTTTGAAGATGTGCATCATTATCATTGGGTTGataaaaaatttggaatctCGGAGTTCAGAACAGTGTTTGTTTGACTCATTTTGGCTTATGCAATTGCATTAGCAGGCACCACAAGTCTATATTGAAGGTTTATCATGAAATGTATCATGGATTTGAGATTACAAGTCAAAATGTTATGTCTATTTTAAGGATTCTGTGTGCTCTGAGATGCAATATCTTTAACTTTTGGCTTATGCAATTGCAATGAGCAGTGACTGTAAGTCGTTTTGGGGTTGAGATTACTGGTCAATTTTGTGTGTCTATTTCATTTTGAACATTGTATATATCGTAGATTTGCTGTTGCAACTTGCAACCTTTTAGCCATGTTTATTCtgattatgttttaaaacaaacGTGATTGTAGATATGTCACAGCAAGTTCAGATGGCAATGGAGAACATGCTCAAGATGGTCAAGTaagtattgttttatttgttgtgCCTACTATTCAGCAGCTTAAGAACTAGTGATTACTTGCTGAGTGCTGATCCAAtgcctctttctctcttggttGACAATTTCCCTGGCAGTGAGATCGATCAAAACTCTGTTGGAATTaaggaagagattgagaaaTCAAAGGATTTTGcaatggagaagaaaaggatTCTCGAGGAAGAGAAGGAACAGTTTCAGAAAGCTGCTTACACTATTCTTGACATGCTAAGCAACAACAGCCGAGGCTAAAATCCGGTACTCAGATTCTTAACCTCTCACAGCTTCACTTTTAGACAAATGAAACTGCTAAAGTCATGTTCATTTCCCTGATTCTGTACTTCCTCATTTCCTCATGTAGCAGGAGATGCTCTGGACTGGAGAAAACTCTACTAGGTAAAAGAAAACATTACAATGTCAATAAAGAAAGACTCTTAACTGGTTTTGTTTTGTACCCTTATTGAGTCCATCTTATTCATTTTAAGGTATTAGTCCTCTTATAACAAAGGGTGAATTCAGAAACAGATAGCAAAATGATCAATGATTTGCTCCACATGTCAGCCTTCTCAGAGAATCATACTTTTGTTTTGAGGTTATGCGGACcagtgattttttttggatagtatatatacaagatTCAATTAATGTACTGTTTAAAGTCGtgtcgaacaaaaaaaaaaacctactgTTCAGAACCAGgtagtacaaatataaaattaaagtcGGATTACTAAATGTTTTCAAATTAAGGGGACTGAAAATACAAAGAAAGActaaaaagggaaaataatAACCCTAGGTTGTGGTAGGGTAAAAtagtaaattagtaaaataatccCACTTTTGGCGGGAGAATTCCCCCAAAAATTTCTCCAATTTCACAACACTCCTCCTCCACTCCCAAAAAAAcccattcatcttcttcatcttcatcttcttcatcttcatcttcatcttcttctttcactttctctctctctctctctctctctctgacaaAAATGGTAAAGCTCCGCCCAAGAACACCGGTTGTGACCGAAGCACCTGAACCGAAGTTGGAAAAAGAACGAATCTGCGAAGACTTGATGATTCTCTCCGACGATTCGGGCGACAACGATTCATCCTCCTCCGATTCAGCGGTCAAACACTTACGCGGACGTTGGGAGCTTGCTTCCGTTCTCAATTTCTTAAATGTATACCCAGAACCTCttttttcacttcttcctttttcgtGTATTNtttttttttttttttttttttttttttttttttttttcagacgaAGAGTAATTTTTATTTCGTGTTAATCGATATCTAGGGTTTTGTTAGAGATGTTGCTGTTTGGGTGTCTCAATTtcatggaaaaaaaacttaaaacattttGGTGTTGTGATAGGTCTTTGAACCACTTG contains:
- the LOC104736583 gene encoding E3 ubiquitin-protein ligase MIEL1-like isoform X2, with protein sequence MGDVYVNFPQQPQKSEREKAEMSRNLHPHSINEESESSTLERVAAESLINEVLGRGLMEHGRRCCIRAPCCNEIFGCHHCHNEAKNSINVDHKQRHDIPRHQVRQVICLLCGTEQEVGQICIHCGVCMGKYFCNVCKLYDDDTSKQQYHCDGCGICRIGGRENFFHCYKCGCCYSILLKNSHPCVEGAMHHDCPICFEFLFESRNDVTVLPCRHTIHQKCLEEMRDHYQYACPLCSKSVCDMSKVWEKFDMEIAATPMPEPYQNRMVQILCNDCGKKSEVLYHVVAQKCPDCKSYNTRQTRG
- the LOC104736583 gene encoding E3 ubiquitin-protein ligase MIEL1-like isoform X1; the encoded protein is MGDVYVNFPQQPQKSEREKAEMSRNLHPHSINEESESSTLERVAAESLINEVLGRGLMEHGCPHYRRRCCIRAPCCNEIFGCHHCHNEAKNSINVDHKQRHDIPRHQVRQVICLLCGTEQEVGQICIHCGVCMGKYFCNVCKLYDDDTSKQQYHCDGCGICRIGGRENFFHCYKCGCCYSILLKNSHPCVEGAMHHDCPICFEFLFESRNDVTVLPCRHTIHQKCLEEMRDHYQYACPLCSKSVCDMSKVWEKFDMEIAATPMPEPYQNRMVQILCNDCGKKSEVLYHVVAQKCPDCKSYNTRQTRG
- the LOC104736585 gene encoding uncharacterized protein LOC104736585, whose product is MAESPSHSDAQLVAHQSPGHQAESDLTSLVFDMSQQVQMAMENMLKMVNEIDQNSVGIKEEIEKSKDFAMEKKRILEEEKEQFQKAAYTILDMLSNNSRG